The Faecalibacter sp. LW9 genome has a segment encoding these proteins:
- a CDS encoding uroporphyrinogen-III synthase produces MIKSILFTKEIDKDWLIEQLGSDVFIETIPSLHISLTDQQEINSQLNPNSKQFLITSQNSVQAIKGLQLEGDFYAVGKKTAQKLRDVGFNVVLVKDYAQELADEILKREVGKEWNFFCGNTRRDVLVDVLSRHGHHLNEIITYQSQPIENKMSQVFDAYVFFSPLSFQAFVKNNQIPSESTIFTVGKTTTHAVEQVYKHHTIITANIPLVEVVVNQIKDSINDKK; encoded by the coding sequence ATGATTAAAAGTATATTGTTTACAAAAGAAATTGATAAAGATTGGTTGATCGAGCAATTGGGTTCGGATGTATTCATTGAAACCATTCCATCTTTACACATTTCTTTAACAGATCAACAGGAGATTAATTCTCAATTGAATCCAAACAGTAAACAATTTTTAATTACAAGTCAGAATTCAGTACAAGCCATTAAAGGTTTACAACTAGAAGGCGATTTTTATGCCGTTGGTAAAAAGACTGCACAGAAATTAAGAGATGTAGGCTTCAATGTCGTTTTAGTAAAAGATTATGCACAAGAATTGGCAGATGAAATTTTAAAACGTGAAGTAGGGAAGGAGTGGAATTTCTTTTGTGGAAATACTCGAAGAGATGTTTTAGTTGATGTGTTATCACGTCATGGACATCATTTAAATGAGATTATCACCTATCAATCTCAACCTATTGAAAATAAAATGAGTCAAGTATTTGATGCGTATGTTTTCTTTAGTCCTTTGTCTTTTCAAGCCTTTGTAAAAAACAACCAAATTCCATCGGAATCCACTATTTTTACCGTAGGAAAAACAACGACTCACGCAGTCGAACAAGTTTATAAACATCATACCATCATCACCGCAAATATTCCATTGGTCGAGGTGGTTGTTAACCAGATAAAAGATAGCATAAATGATAAAAAATGA